Proteins found in one Opitutaceae bacterium genomic segment:
- a CDS encoding class I SAM-dependent methyltransferase encodes MNSQEYARLEAAEDAMWYFRALHGHIHRSIKCSFPLRTRLNVLDAGCGTGGLIRRLGRVEPDWAVRGVDHSGEACGLAERLGTTGVRKAAIEALPFRDGEFDVAVSADVFYQVEDPAVALLELHRVLRPGGCLVVTAPAYQWLWSYHDEAVGGKRRFTRKGLTKLFGANGFDPVRSTHWNALTLPLVVVRRKWMKPAPGSGDVAVSSPVVERAMNAIMALEAVPIRMGLSWPWGANLLVTGRRRD; translated from the coding sequence ATGAACAGCCAGGAGTACGCACGACTCGAAGCCGCGGAAGACGCGATGTGGTATTTCCGCGCGCTCCATGGCCACATCCACCGGTCGATCAAGTGCTCGTTTCCGCTCCGCACAAGGCTCAATGTGCTCGACGCGGGCTGCGGAACCGGTGGCTTGATCCGCCGGCTCGGCCGCGTTGAGCCGGATTGGGCAGTGAGAGGAGTCGATCATTCCGGTGAGGCGTGCGGCTTGGCTGAACGACTCGGCACAACCGGCGTCCGGAAGGCCGCAATCGAAGCGCTCCCGTTTCGTGACGGTGAATTCGACGTCGCGGTGTCAGCGGATGTGTTTTACCAGGTCGAGGACCCAGCCGTTGCGCTGCTGGAATTGCATCGCGTGCTTCGCCCCGGTGGTTGCCTGGTGGTGACGGCCCCTGCGTACCAGTGGCTCTGGTCGTACCATGACGAGGCCGTCGGCGGGAAACGTCGGTTTACACGGAAGGGGTTGACGAAACTTTTCGGCGCCAATGGTTTCGATCCGGTGCGAAGCACCCATTGGAATGCCCTTACCTTGCCGCTCGTTGTCGTGAGACGAAAGTGGATGAAACCGGCACCCGGTTCCGGGGACGTCGCCGTTTCCTCACCCGTGGTCGAGCGAGCGATGAACGCGATCATGGCATTGGAGGCAGTTCCTATTCGGATGGGATTGTCATGGCCCTGGGGCGCCAACCTCCTCGTGACCGGCCGACGGAGGGACTGA